ctaatccttatggcttatcacaaatcctacattttcgtcttacaactttactgtcgtgacttttataattccaacgacattgtctccaaaatcggtatccactttcagcgagtccaacgggccccgagttacacttagagctagtcattctataaattatgaaaaaatgaataGGAAATCTATCATAACATGAGACGTATAATGAGTcactataatagtttaatgtaccttttaaattatcaaaagttATCTCTTCCAGCTCTActgtaatattgtgtttaacaCACAAGTGTTCTCTTAATTTGAGAGATGTAAATAAGTATTCCTCACATAAGTCATAAGGGCATATTATTCTAGTATGTTTTTCATTTGTAGAATTATTGTGAAATGTTTTCATGTGTTGGAATAAACACTTTTTATTCACAAATTTTACATCACAAATATGACATTGagacatttttggttttttgcttaaatgttcaattttgtgAATGTTACGGCAATGagcatacatatttttttttaatgtaaatgttGCTTCACAATCTGTACATTTAATTACAGTTTTCTCCATATTGACCctgttattaatatcaaaaaaaaaaaaaaattagtggtcAAATGACTTAATATTCAACAAGAAAATAAAGATTgcataaaaatgataatgtaaATGAAACAAATgctacctattaattaataataaaattcaacataaataatacatttgaatatttgataataatatataatatatatataataatatattaatacatagggTACCTTTTAAATGAAATGTAATCACTTCAAGCTCtacattaatgttataatataatataatatgtctgctATAAAAATGCTNNNNNNNNNNNNNNNNNNNNNNNNNNNNNNNNNNNNNNNNNNNNNNNNNNNNNNNNNNNNNNNNNNNNNNNNNNNNNNNNNNNNNNNNNNNNNNNNNNNNNNNNNNNNNNNNNNNNNNNNNNNNNNNNNNNNNNNNNNNNNNNNNNNNNNNNNNNNNNNNNNNNNNNNNNNNNNNNNNNNNNNNNNNNNNNNNNNNNNNNNNNNNNNNNNNNNNNNNNNNNNNNNNNNNNNNNNNNNNNNNNNNNNNNNNNNNNNNNNNNNNNNNNNNNNNNNNNNNNNNNNNNNNNNNNNNNNNNNNNNNNNNNNNNNNNNNNNNNNNNNNNNNNNNNNNNNNNNNNNNNNNNNNNNNNNNNNNNNNNNNNNNNNNNNNNNNNNNNNNNNNNNNNNNNNNNNNNNNNNNNNNNNNNNNNNNNNNNNNNNNNNNNNNNNNNNNNNNNNNNNNNNNNNNNNNNNNNNNNNNNNNNNNNNNNNNNNNNNNNNNNNNNNNNNNNNNNNNNNNNNNNNNNNNNNNNNNNNNNNNNNNNNNNNNNNNNNNNNNNNNNNNNNNNNNNNNNNNNNNNNNNNNNNNNNNNNNNNNNNNNNNNNNNNNNNNNNNNNNNNNNNNNNNNNNNNNNNNNNNNNNNNNNNNNNNNNNNNNNNNNNNNNNNNNNNNNNNNNNNNNNNNNNNNNNNNNNNNNNNNNNNNNNNNNNNNNNNNNNNNNNNNNNNNNNNNNNNNNNNNNNNNNNNNNNNNNNNNNNNNNNNNNNNNNNNNNNNNNNNNNNNNNNNNNNNNNNNNNNNNNNNNNNNNNNNNNNNNNNNNNNNNNNNNNNNNNNNNNNNNNNNNNNNNNNNNNNNNNNNNNNNNNNNNNNNNNNNNNNNNNNNNNNNNNNNNNNNNNNNNNNNNNNNNNNNNNNNNNNNNNNNNNNNNNNNNNNNNNNNNNNNNNNNNNNNNNNNNNNNNNNNNNNNNNNNNNNNNNNNNNNNNNNNNNNNNNNNNNNNNNNNNNNNNNNNNNNNNNNNNNNNNNNNNNNNNNNNNNNNNNNNNNNNNNNNNNNNNNNNNNNNNNNNNNNNNNNNNNNNNNNNNNNNNNNNNNNNNNNNNNNNNNNNNNNNNNNNNNNNNNNNNNNNNNNNNNNNNNNNNNNNNNNNNNNNNNNNNNNNNNNNNNNNNNNNNNNNNNNNNNNNNNNNNNNNNNNNNNNNNNNNNNNNNNNNNNNNNNNNNNNNNNNNNNNNNNNNNNNNNNNNNNNNNNNNNNNNNNNNNNNNNNNNNNNNNNNNNNNNNNNNNNNNNNNNNNNNNNNNNNNNNNNNNNNNNNNNNNNNNNNNNNNNNNNNNNNNNNNNNNNNNNNNNNNNNNNNNNNNNNNNNNNNNNNNNNNNNNNNNNNNNNNNNNNNNNNNNNNNNNNNNNNNNNNNNNNNNNNNNNNNNNNNNNNNNNNNNNNNNNNNNNNNNNNNNNNNNNNNNNNNNNNNNNNNNNNNNNNNNNNNNNNNNNNNNNNNNNNNNNNNNNNNNNNNNNNNNNNNNNNNNNNNNNNNNNNNNNNNNNNNNNNNNNNNNNNNNNNNNNNNNNNNNNNNNNNNNNNNNNNNNNNNNNNNTTGTGGCCTTTGGTACATCTATGTCATTGATGCTATTAAGATAAGACCAGAGAATATATGACATAATTACTAATTGgggttcaaaataatatgtaactatattatactatagtaaactAGTACTAACGTTATTTTATGATAAGCCAGCCAAATGCCTTACTGCGGGGAAGCGTTCGTGGTGGCGTCAATAGGATGGTAGAGCGGGGTGGCGGGGTATATCGTGTACGTATGTGGTAGATCGTAGATGGCGTGATCAGCTGTCGTCAGTGTACAAGGATGAGCAAGAATGAGCAAATGCATAAAAACTAGGTATAGGGATGAGCCAGCAGGATGAGGTTCCAGAACTCTCTTCTTACCCTACTCATTATGTTTCATGTATGACAAAATTTACCTGATTTGTACTTTCTTTGCCATACTTGTCAGTCTCAGTTTGTTCAAGTGTATCATTGCAATCAAATAcagttataatttcatttt
This region of Acyrthosiphon pisum isolate AL4f unplaced genomic scaffold, pea_aphid_22Mar2018_4r6ur Scaffold_1083;HRSCAF=1555, whole genome shotgun sequence genomic DNA includes:
- the LOC107885446 gene encoding zinc finger and BTB domain-containing protein 6-like; this translates as MEKTVIKCTDCEATFTLKKNMYAHCRNIHKIEHLSKKPKMSQCHICDVKFVNKKCLFQHMKTFHNNSTNEKHTRIICPYDLCEEYLFTSLKLREHLCVKHNITVELEEITFDNLK